One Onthophagus taurus isolate NC chromosome 11, IU_Otau_3.0, whole genome shotgun sequence genomic window carries:
- the LOC111428740 gene encoding muscle-specific protein 20: MSLERAVKAKIAGKRNPQEDKEAQEWIETILGAKFPPGELYEDVIRDGTILCQVMNKIVPGSVPKINTSGGQFKMMENINNFLAAMTAYGVPAVDLFQTVDLWEKSNISQVTTALFALGRETYKHPEWKGPYLGPKPSQENKREFSEEQLKAGETIIGLQAGQNKGATQAGQNIGAGRKILLGK, from the exons ATGTCTTTGGAACGTGCTGTTAAAGCTAAG atTGCTGGAAAACGCAATCCACAAGAAGACAAAGAAGCCCAAGAATGGATTGAAACCATCTTGGGGGCTAAATTCCCACCAGGTGAACTTTATGAAGATGTTATCCGTGATGGTACCATTTTGTGCCAAGTCATGAATAAGATCGTACCGGGATCAGTACCCAAGATTAACACCTCTGGTGGACAATTCAAAATGATGGAAAATATcaataa TTTCTTAGCCGCCATGACTGCTTATGGTGTACCAGCTGTTGATTTATTCCAAACTGTAGATCTTTGGGAAAAATCGAACATTTCCCAAGTCACAACAGCTCTTTTTGCTTTGGGTAGAGAAACTTACAAACACCCAGAATGGAAAGGACCATATCTTGGACCAAAACCATCTCAAGAAAACAAACGCGAATTCAGCGAGGAACAACTTAAAGCTGGTGAAACCATTATTGGTTTACAAGCTGGTCAAAATAAGGGTGCAACCCAAGCTGGACAAAACATTGGAGCCGGTCGCAAAATTTTACTCGGAAAGTAA